GAATCGGCGAGGATGGCGTTTCGGGTCCCGTCGGTGACTCGTGCGGCGACCCGGTGGATGCGCCGGCCGATTCGGTCGGGGTCACGAGCGGCCCGAGGTTGACCGAGTCGGAGGACGCGTTAGACAGGCTCGTGCCGAGTACGATGACGAGCACACAGGTCGCGAGCAGGGCCGCCACGAGGGTGGCAGTACGCCCAGAGAGTGCCGTGAATCGTTCCTTCATGCATCCCAGTCTGCCGAACAAGAATGAGGCACGGATGAGACGGAGCCGGCCACAGATGAGCGTGAGATGAGAGGCCGCGCGAGCTGCGCATCCAACTCGATATCGCCTCGTAACGAAGGAGCCCTTCGCCTTGCCCCATACGTTTGTGCGGAGGAAAATGGACTTACGTTCAAACGATGTCGTTTGAACTGCAAAGAGGGACCGGTGATCTCACCATGGCTACATTTCGAACCCTTGCGATTGCACTTCTCGGCGCGGCAGCGCTCGCGCTGAGCGGTTGTTCCGGCGGCACGACACCAGCGGATACCGGGCCGACGGACACGGCACCGGCGGAGGCTCCGCCCGACACCGGCCCCGTCGGGACCGGACCATCGGACATCGGCGCTCCGGACGCATCCACGCCAGGCGACACCTCGGGCGACAGCTCGAGCAACGGCGACACAGACGGGCAGCCTCCCGCATCCAACGGCGAACTGCCCGCGGGGTACGAGGATGCGGTGATCCTCGCGGTCAATGACCTCACGATCACATGTGAAGACTGGTGCGTCTCGCCCGAGCAGGATCAGTTCGCGAAAGCCGACTGGTCGGCGGTGAGCGAAGGCGAGTCTGTCTACCGGTTCACCGTGCTTGAGGGCGAAACGCTCGACCTGACCGTCATCACCGAGGACAGCGAGCAGTGGCCCGCTTGGTCCGACGTGGTCTCGCAGAATCCGGCGGGACAGTACGTCGAGGTGATGCCGCTCAACATGGATGCGGACCACGCGACGTGCTCCGGCGGCACGTGTGAGCCGGCGGGCGAGAGGTACACGGCCGAGGGCGTGCGGCTGCTCTATGAGGTGTCGAGCGGTGAGGCGGTGTATGCGGGGATTACTGGGACGGCATAGTGGTCGCGGGGTGGCCCCACACCGCCCCGCCACACGACTAGACTCGACGAAGGCAAAGCGGCGCCGCGCACTTAACGCGTGCCGCGCATCCGGTCGCCGTCCGCATCCGCACTTCTAGGAGCCGTCTGTTGAGCACTGAGTCCACGAGCACTGAGCCCGCAAGCACTGAGCCGTCGAGCACCCAGCACGTTCCCGACACCGTCGAAAACGCGAAGGCCACCCCCGATCTCGAGCAGCCATACGAGTCACTCGGGCTCAAGCAGAACGAGTATGAGGAGATCAAGAAGATCCTCGGCCGCCGCCCCACCTCGGGCGAGCTCGCAATGTACTCGGTGATGTGGGCCGAGCACTGCTCCTACAAGTCCTCGAAGAAGTACCTGCGCCAGTTCGGGCAGAAGACCAACGAGAAGATGCGCGAGCACCTCATGGTCGGCATGGGCGAGAACGCGGGCGTCATCGACCTCGGCAACGACTGGGCCGTGACCTTCAAGGTCGAGTCGCACAACTCCCCCAGCTACATCGAGCCGTTCCAGGGCGCCGCGACCGGCGTCGGCGGCATTGTTCGCGACATCATCTCGATGGGCGCGCGCCCCGTGGCCGTCATGGACGGCCTGCGCTTCGGCGAGATCGACCACCCGGACACCGCCCGCGTGATGCACGGCGTCGTCGGCGGCATCTCGTTCTACGGCAACTGCCTCGGCCTGCCGAACATCGGCGGCGAGACCTGGTTCGACCCGATCTACCAGGGCAACCCGCTCGTCAACGCGCTCGCCGTGGGCGTGCTCAAGCACGAAGACCTGCACCTCGCGAACGCGCGCGGCGCCGGTAACAAGGTCGTGCTCTTCGGCGCCCGCACCGGTGGCGACGGCATTGGTGGCGCATCCGTGCTGTCTTCGGCCAGCTTCACCGAGGGTGGCCCGACGAAGCGCCCCGCCGTGCAGGTTGGCGACCCGTTCGCCGAGAAGGTGCTCATCGAGTGCTGCCTCGAGCTGTTCGCAAACGACGTGGTCGAGGGCATCCAGGACCTCGGCGCCGCCGGCATCTCCTGCGCGACGAGCGAGCTCGCCGCCGCAGGTGACGGCGGGATGCACATCTCGCTCGACGACGTTTTGTTGCGCGACCCGACCCTCACCGCCGAAGAGATTCTGATGTCGGAATCGCAGGAGCGCATGATGGCGATCGTGCGCCCCGAGAAGCTCGACGACTTCCTCGCCATCACCGGCAAGTGGGAGGTCGAGGCGAGCGTGCTCGGCGAGGTCAACGACTCCGGCCGCCTCACGATCGACTGGAAGGGCGTGCGCATCGTCGACGTCGACCCGGTCACCGTCGCCGAGGACACCCCCGAGTATGACCGCCCCGTGGCGCGCCCCGCATACCTGGACGAGCTTCAGGCGAACCGCGCCGAGGACCTGCCTCGCGCATCCTCAGGCGAGGAGCTGCGCGCGCAGTTCCTAAAGCTGCTCGGCGACCCGAACGCCGCCGACCCGGCCTGGATCACCGACCAGTACGACCGCTACGTGCTCGGCAACACCGCGTTCGCGTACCCCGAGAATGCGGGCGTCGTGCGCGTCGATGAAGAGACCGGCATGGGCGTCGCGCTGTCGATGGATGCGAATGGTCGCTACTCGCAGCTCGACCCACGTACCGGCGCGCGGCTGGCCTTGGCCGAGTCGTTTAGGAACGTCGCCGCGACCGGTGCCGAGCCGATGGCAGTGTCGGACTGCCTCAACTTCGGTTCGCCCGAGGACCCCGAGGTGATGTGGCAGTTCAAGGAGGCCGTTGAAGGCCTCGCGGATGGCTGCCTCGAGCTGTCGATCCCGGTCACCGGCGGCAACGTCTCGCTCTACAACCAGACCGGCGACAACCCGATCTTCCCGACCCCGACCGTGGCCGTGCTCGGCAAGTTCGACGACGTCGACCGCCGCGTGCCCTCAGCCTGGCAGGAAGAGGGCAACAACATCTATCTCCTCGGCGTCACCCGCGAAGAGCTCTCGGGCTCGATCTGGGCGGATGCGGTGCATGGTCACCTCGGCGGTCTGCCGCCGCAGGTCGACTTCGCCGTTGAGGCCGAGCTCGCCGACCTGCTGCAGGGCGCGTCGAAGCAGGGGCTGCTCGACTCGGCGCACGACCTCGCCGAGGGCGGGTTGGCGTTGGCGTTGGCCGAGTGCGTCACCCGTTGGGGCGTCGGCGCGCGGATCGTGCTGGATGAATTGCTCACTCGCGACGGCGTGGATGCGACCACTGCCCTGTTCTCGGAGTCGACCGGCCGCGTGCTCGTGTCGGTACCGCGTGAGGACGACGTGAAGTTTGGGTTCATGTGCGAGGCACGGGGCTTCCCCGTGCTGCGCATCGGCGTCTCCGACGGTGTCGGCGAGGATGCGGTGCTTGAGGTGCAGGGTCAGTTCACGGTTCCTGTGGCTGAGCTGGCTGCGGTGCGCTCGGCGACGCTGCCTTCGCGGTTTGGCGAGCGGGTAGCGGAGTAGTTCTGCAGATCCTTGAGTAGCGGCCGGAAGCCGCGTATCGAAAGGATCGACGGGAATGGTGAAACGGCGATACTGTTGGGTGTCGTATCGCCGTTTCATTTCCTGCCTGCGCGAGGGATGAAAGGGTCTGGGCGATCGCGTGTCCGAAATCTACACAGCAGCCCAGCTTCACCGCGTTGAAGACTTCAGGCGACGAAGCTTCCGAGAGCTAATCAACCTTCAGCAGTTACGCCTCCTGACGCTCCTCCTCCAACGCCCCAAACCGATCCGCATCCTGCGCACCGCCACCCAGCGCATCCTCGAGGTCGCGCGGGCGCAGCACCGGACGACGCGGGGTCGTGTTGAGCACGAGCTGCGTGGCGTCGGCGCGGGCGTAGTGCCCGGCCGGGTCGAGCGTGTTCTTCGCACTGTCGATCGCGGCGAGGTCAATATCCGCGTAGACGATGCCCTCTTCGGTCGGATCGAGCGCCTCGGTCAACACGGTCGTGTCGGGGCCGTAGACGCGCGCGAATCCGCCACCACCGGTGTAGACCGGGGTCGGTCCACCGTCGGCGGTCGGGAATACCCGGGCGCCCTCGTCGCTCATGATCTGCGTCGACATCACGACGAACGCGCTGCTCTCGAGCGCGTAGGTGAGGGTCGTCGCAATCAGCGCCTCGGGGCTCAGCACCGGCACCATGCCGAGGATGCCGAGGCACGGCCAACCGGCGACGTGAATCTGCTCATTCTGCGCATACATCGCGTACTTCGTAAGCGGCTGGAGGTGCTCGAAGCAGTTGAGCGCCCCAAGACGGCCGACCGGGCTGTCGACGACAACGAGGTCGCTGCCGTCACCCTCGCCGAAGAGCGTGCGCTCGGCGTGCGTCGGCTTGAGCTTGCGGCGGTGCTTTAGCACTTCCCCCTCGGGGCCGATCAGCATCTGCGACATGTAGAGCGAGCCCGCATCCTTCTCGCTGAAGCCGACGACGACGGTGATGTTGTTGCGGCGCGCGGCCTCGCGGATGCGGCGCATCTCGGGACCATCGGCGGTGGGCGAGTTCGCGTGATAGCGCGCGACCCACGGGCCCTGCTCGTACACGGGGTACGACCACAGGAACACGGGGTAGCCCGGAATCCAGGTCTCGGGGAACGCGACGAGGTCAGCGCCTGCAGCCCCGGCCTCGTCGATCAGGCGGATGGTTTTTTCGGTGGTCGCTTCCATGTCGAGCCATACGGGCTCTGCCTGAACTGCGGCTACGCGGATCGTGTCGGACACGGCTCACTCCTCGTCGTTGATGGGTGTTGAGTGCATTCACCATACGAAGATCGCATCTGCCGCGCGTTGACATTTTCTGCACACCCGGAAGCATTTTCTGCGGCGCTCGTTAAACTGACTAAAGCGCACCGTGCGGCGACGCAGCCAGCACGTCTGAGGAGGGATGCGCACGTGACGGTCTCGATTTCACACGACATTGATGCTTGGCGCGAGGTGTCGACGGCGCACTTCGTGCAGCTTGACTGTCAGACGGCAGCTAGCGACTTCACCGCGACCATCGATACCCAACCGCTGTCGACGAGCATGTCGGTCTCGCGCATCCAATCGGGGCCAGTTCGGATCGACCGAACCGCGCGGATGGCGACGGTGGATGCGCGCGATGACCTCCTGATGACCGTGCAGCTCGCGGGGGTTGGCACGGTCTCGCAGTTCAACCGCACCGCGGTTCTACAACCGGGCTCCGCATCCCTCTACGACCCGCGGCACGCGTATCGACTCTCGATGCCGCGAGGCGGGCAAGACCTGCTTGTGCTGCGCATCCCTCGCTCGAGTTTGGGGATGACAGACACCGCGATCGAGCACCTCGGCGCACGGCCTCTTACCCGAACGGCACCGGGCATGGCCGCGTTCGGTGGCTTTCTCGCGGGGATGCTGAGCCCCGGCGGCAGCCTCGACGGCGTCCGACCCGAATTTGCGGTGGTCACGGAGCAGCTCCTCGCGACGGTCATCCGCGCCTCGCTCGTGGATGCGCCAATCGCCAGAGCCGAGGCCGATCCCGGCGCGTTGTTGGCGGCATTACGGGCGCGTATCGCTTCCCGAGCCCTTGACCCAACATTCGACGTAACGGCGCTCGCCCGGGACAGCTTTGTTTCGGTCCGTACCGTGCACGCCGCCTTTGAGGCCGTTGGCGAGACGCCCGGCGCCTTCATCCGCGCCACCCGCCTGCGGCACGCCGCGTCAGAGCTGCGGGATGCGACGCTGTGGAACGTACCCGTGCACGTGATCGGCGAGCGCGCCGGGTTCCGCGACGCGAGCACATTCACGCGCGCGTTCCGGAAGCACTTCGGTGTGACGCCCGGCGATTGGCGCCATGACGCCTCGATTCGCGAGATCGCGCGCTAGTTCGCGCCGCAAACCAGCGCGGACGCCTGGCTCAGCACTCGCAGTAGAAGTTCGCCGCGTAGCCAGGGCTCGTCGCCGTGACGAGCCGCACGAGATCGATGCCGAGGTACGGGTTCTTCGCCTCGACGCGGATGATCGAATAGCTGTATTCGAGCCGCAGCTTCGTCTTCGTGCCCGGTACCTCAACCGCGGTCGTTGCCTCGCCGAGGTCGGCCACACGAATGCTCGGCCATGGTTCCCGCCAGTCCCCGACGAACTCGCGGTCGGTCACCGCGGCATCCAGGTTCGCTTGCAGGGCAGCGAGAGTTTCCGCGTCCGTTGCGGATTTCGCGTCAACAGTCACGATTGCCTCCGATCGATGAGGCCGATCGTAGCGAGCGAAGCATCGAGCCTCTTGAGCGCCAGAGCTTGTGAAGAGCCACAGCTTGTGAAGAGCCACTGCGCATCCAAACTCTCTACTTCGCTTGAACGTACTCCGCAGTTTGATACCGTGACGCCATGTCGGTTTCGGGCCTGTCGAAGAGCAATCAGAACTACCTCAAGGCCGTGTGGGTCTTGGGCGAATGGTCGAATGTGCCGGTGACCGCAACGCTCATCGCCTCGCGGGTGGGCGTTCGGCTTTCCACCGCCTCGGATGCAATCAAGAAGCTCACCGAAAAGGGCCTGCTCGAACACGCCCGGTACGGGTCGGTCAAGCTGAGCACGGAAGGTCGCGCCCACGCCGTCGAGATGGTGCGCCGCCACCGCCTCATCGAGACGTTCCTCGTCGAGGCCCTCGACTACCGCTGGGATCAGGTCCACGATGAAGCCGAGCAGCTCGAGAACGCGGTGTCTGATCTGCTGGTCGAGCGCATCGATGCTTACCTCGGCCACCCCACGCGAGACCCGCACGGTGATCCCATCCCGAGCCCGGACGGCGCGGTCGAGCGGCCGGATGCATCCCCGCTTTCGGAGGCCGAGCCGGGCGCGCGCGTCCGGGTCGAGCGAGTCTCAGACAGCGACCCCGCACTGCTCGAGTTTCTGGCCGGGCACGGGGTCGTCTTCGGCGCCGAGCTCAAGATCCGGCCGGCCGCTCCCTATTCCGACGCCGTCGAACTCGTCGCCACCGCGGACGGCGCGACGCTCTCGATCGGCAAATCAGCGGCGGATGCGGTCTGGGTTAGCGATCTCGCGTAGCGTGGCCGCGCATCCTGCCGCCTAAATACCGCCCACTTGCAGCACGATCAGCCCGAGGTTGAGCGCGATGATCGCCGCGGTGACGATCCAGCCCGCGGCCGTCGTCCACCACGCATTGACGCCCTCACCCATCACCGAATTGCGTGACGTCAGCCACACGAGCGGCACGAGCGCGAATGGAATGCCGAACGAAAGGATCACCTGGCTCCACACGAGCGCGCTGGTCGGGTCCATTCCGATCGCGAGGATGACGATGGCCGGGATGATCGTGATGAGTCTGCGAGACAGCAGCTTCATTCGGCTGCGGAACAGCCCGCCGATGATGTCGCTGCCGGCGTAGGCCCCTACCGCTGTTGATGCGATCCCGGATGCGAGCAGCGCGATCGCGAATAACCACCCCGCGGCCACGCCTAACGCGTTCTCGATCGCGGCGTGCGCACCGTCGAGCGTGTCCGTCCCCGCGACGCCGGGCAGCACGGTCGCCGCGACGAGCAACATCGCGAGGTTCACCGATCCCGCGATCCCGAGCGCGATCGTCACGTCAACGCGGGTGGCGCGGATGAGCCGCGGCAAGGAATGCGTCGTGTCGTTGGCGAAGCGGTCGCGGGCGAGCGAGGAGTGCGCGTAAATCGCGTGCGGCATGACCGTCGCGCCGAGGATGCTCGCGGCAAGCAACACCGATTCCTTGCCCTCGAAGCGTGGAACGAGCCCGCCGAGCACATCCCCCGCGGCCGGAGGCGCGAGGAACAGCCCGTAGCAAAACCCGACGACGATCACGAGAATCAGCCCGATGATCACGAACTCAAACGTCTTCGCGCCGCGCTTCGCTTGCACAAACAGCAGGATGGTCGAGATAACGCCCGTGATGATGGCGCCCGCGACGAGCGGGATGTCGAACATGATCCACAGCGCGACGGCGCCGCCGATTACTTCGGCGACGTCGGTCGCGATCGCCACGAACTGGGCTTGCAGCCCATACAGGATGCGCGTGGCGCGTCGCGTAATTCGCTTTCCCAGGAGCTCGGCCAGGCTGGAGCCGGTCGCGAGGCCGAGCTTGGCCGAGAGGTATTGGACGAGCCAGGCCGCGACGTTGGCTGCGACGAGCACCCACACGAGTAGGTAGCCGAACTGGGCGCCCGCCGACATGTTGACGGCCACGTTGCCGGGATCGAGATACGCGACCCCGGCAACGAGCGCAGGCCCGAGCAGCCACGCGGGTTTCCGTCTGACCGCCGTCGTTTCCCCGGGTATCGACTCAACTGTCTTCATGCTGCTGTCTCGTTCTACCCAGACTCTGGGACTAACTTCGGCTCATCGAACTTTTGTTAACAGTAGCAGCGAACTCTGGGCGGCTCTCGGCCTCGACGGTGCAGTTTGTCGCTAGTCGTGCATCCGCGCACCCTTAACGATTCGGTCAACGACGTTCTTTGGCCCGCGAATGGCGATACCGACAAGGTTGAGTTCGCGCGCGGGCACTTCGGCCACAGCCGCTCGGTTCGCGGCATCGTGGCCGGTTGAGAAGAGTTCTTCGGTGTAGACGGCCATCGGGAGTTCGCGGCCGGCTGCCTTCTCGCGGGCTTTAGCGAGCAGCTCGGCGGATGCAGTCATCACCAGCACTGGCTGGCGCAGCATCGGCAGATAGTGGTTGTCGTCGGCGTCGCGGTAGGGCTGGCCGACAAGGTTTGCTTCGCTCGTCGCGATCCCGCTCATCAGGAACGCGGTGACGTTCAGCTCCTGCCAGGGCAGCACGTCATCGCGAAGGACGACGACGACTTTGGTGTCGAAGCGGACTTCGGCTGTGGCGTCCGCTGCTTCACTGGTGGCTTCGGCGTTCGGCTCGGTGATTGTGTTGAGGCTCATGCCTCTACTGTCGCGATGCGCGGCGCGGGTGTCTTGTACGTTCCTTGCATCGTGTTTCCGATAACCACCATTTGCCAGTTCGACACGGTCGGGATCGTGGGTTGACGCGAAGACTCTCGAACGTGACGCGTGCGTTGAGTGCTTGCGCGCCGGATACCTCGCTAACGCGCGTTGTAAACGGTGATCTTGCCCGCATCCAGTGCCGCGCGATACTCGCGAAAGACGGCCAGCGCATCCTCTTTCGCGAGGCCATCGAGCACGCGAATGCCGCGGCGCTCGAACTCCCCAGCCCAGTTCTCGGGCATCGGCCCCTCGTCGAACGTCGTCAGCTCCTCGACCTCGTCACCCGATCCCGCGAGCGCGAGTGTCGTGATCCCCGACCACATCGCGGCGCCGTAGCACTGCACGCACGGGCGCCAGTTCACAACGAGCTCGTGCTCGGGCATCCCCTCGGCACCGAGGTTCCAGCGCCCAAGCCGTGCCTGGGCGAGGCCGAGTGCGGTGACCTCCGCATGCCCCGATGTGATTCCGGTCGAGAGCACGACGTTCACGCCAACCGCGACGATC
This DNA window, taken from Gulosibacter molinativorax, encodes the following:
- the purL gene encoding phosphoribosylformylglycinamidine synthase subunit PurL; this encodes MSTESTSTEPASTEPSSTQHVPDTVENAKATPDLEQPYESLGLKQNEYEEIKKILGRRPTSGELAMYSVMWAEHCSYKSSKKYLRQFGQKTNEKMREHLMVGMGENAGVIDLGNDWAVTFKVESHNSPSYIEPFQGAATGVGGIVRDIISMGARPVAVMDGLRFGEIDHPDTARVMHGVVGGISFYGNCLGLPNIGGETWFDPIYQGNPLVNALAVGVLKHEDLHLANARGAGNKVVLFGARTGGDGIGGASVLSSASFTEGGPTKRPAVQVGDPFAEKVLIECCLELFANDVVEGIQDLGAAGISCATSELAAAGDGGMHISLDDVLLRDPTLTAEEILMSESQERMMAIVRPEKLDDFLAITGKWEVEASVLGEVNDSGRLTIDWKGVRIVDVDPVTVAEDTPEYDRPVARPAYLDELQANRAEDLPRASSGEELRAQFLKLLGDPNAADPAWITDQYDRYVLGNTAFAYPENAGVVRVDEETGMGVALSMDANGRYSQLDPRTGARLALAESFRNVAATGAEPMAVSDCLNFGSPEDPEVMWQFKEAVEGLADGCLELSIPVTGGNVSLYNQTGDNPIFPTPTVAVLGKFDDVDRRVPSAWQEEGNNIYLLGVTREELSGSIWADAVHGHLGGLPPQVDFAVEAELADLLQGASKQGLLDSAHDLAEGGLALALAECVTRWGVGARIVLDELLTRDGVDATTALFSESTGRVLVSVPREDDVKFGFMCEARGFPVLRIGVSDGVGEDAVLEVQGQFTVPVAELAAVRSATLPSRFGERVAE
- a CDS encoding Nramp family divalent metal transporter; translated protein: MKTVESIPGETTAVRRKPAWLLGPALVAGVAYLDPGNVAVNMSAGAQFGYLLVWVLVAANVAAWLVQYLSAKLGLATGSSLAELLGKRITRRATRILYGLQAQFVAIATDVAEVIGGAVALWIMFDIPLVAGAIITGVISTILLFVQAKRGAKTFEFVIIGLILVIVVGFCYGLFLAPPAAGDVLGGLVPRFEGKESVLLAASILGATVMPHAIYAHSSLARDRFANDTTHSLPRLIRATRVDVTIALGIAGSVNLAMLLVAATVLPGVAGTDTLDGAHAAIENALGVAAGWLFAIALLASGIASTAVGAYAGSDIIGGLFRSRMKLLSRRLITIIPAIVILAIGMDPTSALVWSQVILSFGIPFALVPLVWLTSRNSVMGEGVNAWWTTAAGWIVTAAIIALNLGLIVLQVGGI
- a CDS encoding carbon-nitrogen hydrolase family protein, encoding MSDTIRVAAVQAEPVWLDMEATTEKTIRLIDEAGAAGADLVAFPETWIPGYPVFLWSYPVYEQGPWVARYHANSPTADGPEMRRIREAARRNNITVVVGFSEKDAGSLYMSQMLIGPEGEVLKHRRKLKPTHAERTLFGEGDGSDLVVVDSPVGRLGALNCFEHLQPLTKYAMYAQNEQIHVAGWPCLGILGMVPVLSPEALIATTLTYALESSAFVVMSTQIMSDEGARVFPTADGGPTPVYTGGGGFARVYGPDTTVLTEALDPTEEGIVYADIDLAAIDSAKNTLDPAGHYARADATQLVLNTTPRRPVLRPRDLEDALGGGAQDADRFGALEEERQEA
- a CDS encoding helix-turn-helix transcriptional regulator: MTVSISHDIDAWREVSTAHFVQLDCQTAASDFTATIDTQPLSTSMSVSRIQSGPVRIDRTARMATVDARDDLLMTVQLAGVGTVSQFNRTAVLQPGSASLYDPRHAYRLSMPRGGQDLLVLRIPRSSLGMTDTAIEHLGARPLTRTAPGMAAFGGFLAGMLSPGGSLDGVRPEFAVVTEQLLATVIRASLVDAPIARAEADPGALLAALRARIASRALDPTFDVTALARDSFVSVRTVHAAFEAVGETPGAFIRATRLRHAASELRDATLWNVPVHVIGERAGFRDASTFTRAFRKHFGVTPGDWRHDASIREIAR
- a CDS encoding DUF2000 domain-containing protein, which encodes MSLNTITEPNAEATSEAADATAEVRFDTKVVVVLRDDVLPWQELNVTAFLMSGIATSEANLVGQPYRDADDNHYLPMLRQPVLVMTASAELLAKAREKAAGRELPMAVYTEELFSTGHDAANRAAVAEVPARELNLVGIAIRGPKNVVDRIVKGARMHD
- a CDS encoding tRNA-specific adenosine deaminase yields the protein MQFPPHASSFQIALPGWVAAELADVPDALPERQHRVALVNRLAARNWREGNGGPFAALVAEAETGRIVAVGVNVVLSTGITSGHAEVTALGLAQARLGRWNLGAEGMPEHELVVNWRPCVQCYGAAMWSGITTLALAGSGDEVEELTTFDEGPMPENWAGEFERRGIRVLDGLAKEDALAVFREYRAALDAGKITVYNAR
- a CDS encoding metal-dependent transcriptional regulator, producing the protein MSVSGLSKSNQNYLKAVWVLGEWSNVPVTATLIASRVGVRLSTASDAIKKLTEKGLLEHARYGSVKLSTEGRAHAVEMVRRHRLIETFLVEALDYRWDQVHDEAEQLENAVSDLLVERIDAYLGHPTRDPHGDPIPSPDGAVERPDASPLSEAEPGARVRVERVSDSDPALLEFLAGHGVVFGAELKIRPAAPYSDAVELVATADGATLSIGKSAADAVWVSDLA